A single region of the Vidua macroura isolate BioBank_ID:100142 chromosome 12, ASM2450914v1, whole genome shotgun sequence genome encodes:
- the LOC128813371 gene encoding uncharacterized protein LOC128813371 isoform X2, with protein sequence METAAGPVAMDTAAPPGDGRHALLAVIGEIGTEPERGALRGALERGGSVIHLASSLVGFPCMKSKLNGDLLTACPSWNTSFLQEKCLMQGIRSWNINTLYCDLNHQLRLFVNRHLAQFSSEVKGSYKEDGGFPFTRGSECKLHWKTIEVRCNNDYLDF encoded by the exons ATGGAGACGGCGGCTGGGCCGGTCGCCATGGACACGGCGGCGCCGCCGGGTGATGGGCGGCACGCGCTGCTCGCCGTGATCGGGGAGATCGGGACGGAGCCGGAGCGGGGCGCGCTGCGCGGCGCCCTGGAGCGCG GGGGTAGTGTAATTCATTTGGCTTCATCTCTTGTTGGTTTCCCTTGCATGAAGTCCAAGTTGAATGGAGACTTGCTTACTGCATGTCCTTCATGGAACACTtcatttcttcaggaaaaatgtCTTATGCAAG gaattcGTTCCTGGAACATTAATACTCTATACTGTGATCTGAATCATCAACTGCGGCTCTTTGTAAATCGACATCTGgctcagttttcttctgaagtcAAAG GCAGCTACAAAGAGGATGGAGGCTTTCCCTTCACAAGGGGCAGTGAGTGCAAGTTGCATTGGAAGACTATTGAAGTCAG atgCAACAATGATTATTTGGACTTTTGA
- the LOC128813371 gene encoding microtubule-associated protein 1S-like isoform X3: protein METAAGPVAMDTAAPPGDGRHALLAVIGEIGTEPERGALRGALERGIRSWNINTLYCDLNHQLRLFVNRHLAQFSSEVKGSYKEDGGFPFTRGSECKLHWKTIEVRSMFLLVQVIQFLHGTWNGLECQLVPYAFSYCTA from the exons ATGGAGACGGCGGCTGGGCCGGTCGCCATGGACACGGCGGCGCCGCCGGGTGATGGGCGGCACGCGCTGCTCGCCGTGATCGGGGAGATCGGGACGGAGCCGGAGCGGGGCGCGCTGCGCGGCGCCCTGGAGCGCG gaattcGTTCCTGGAACATTAATACTCTATACTGTGATCTGAATCATCAACTGCGGCTCTTTGTAAATCGACATCTGgctcagttttcttctgaagtcAAAG GCAGCTACAAAGAGGATGGAGGCTTTCCCTTCACAAGGGGCAGTGAGTGCAAGTTGCATTGGAAGACTATTGAAGTCAG GTCAATGTTTTTACTTGTGCAAGTGATTCAATTTCTTCATGGAACTTGGAATGGCTTGGAGTGTCAGCTTGTGCCATATGCTTTTTCCTACTGCACTGCTTAG
- the LOC128813371 gene encoding uncharacterized protein LOC128813371 isoform X4, whose protein sequence is METAAGPVAMDTAAPPGDGRHALLAVIGEIGTEPERGALRGALERGGSVIHLASSLVGFPCMKSKLNGDLLTACPSWNTSFLQEKCLMQGIRSWNINTLYCDLNHQLRLFVNRHLAQFSSEVKDATMIIWTFDAISSP, encoded by the exons ATGGAGACGGCGGCTGGGCCGGTCGCCATGGACACGGCGGCGCCGCCGGGTGATGGGCGGCACGCGCTGCTCGCCGTGATCGGGGAGATCGGGACGGAGCCGGAGCGGGGCGCGCTGCGCGGCGCCCTGGAGCGCG GGGGTAGTGTAATTCATTTGGCTTCATCTCTTGTTGGTTTCCCTTGCATGAAGTCCAAGTTGAATGGAGACTTGCTTACTGCATGTCCTTCATGGAACACTtcatttcttcaggaaaaatgtCTTATGCAAG gaattcGTTCCTGGAACATTAATACTCTATACTGTGATCTGAATCATCAACTGCGGCTCTTTGTAAATCGACATCTGgctcagttttcttctgaagtcAAAG atgCAACAATGATTATTTGGACTTTTGATGCGATTTCTAGTCCTTGA
- the LOC128813371 gene encoding uncharacterized protein LOC128813371 isoform X1 has product METAAGPVAMDTAAPPGDGRHALLAVIGEIGTEPERGALRGALERGGSVIHLASSLVGFPCMKSKLNGDLLTACPSWNTSFLQEKCLMQGIRSWNINTLYCDLNHQLRLFVNRHLAQFSSEVKGSYKEDGGFPFTRGSECKLHWKTIEVRSMFLLVQVIQFLHGTWNGLECQLVPYAFSYCTA; this is encoded by the exons ATGGAGACGGCGGCTGGGCCGGTCGCCATGGACACGGCGGCGCCGCCGGGTGATGGGCGGCACGCGCTGCTCGCCGTGATCGGGGAGATCGGGACGGAGCCGGAGCGGGGCGCGCTGCGCGGCGCCCTGGAGCGCG GGGGTAGTGTAATTCATTTGGCTTCATCTCTTGTTGGTTTCCCTTGCATGAAGTCCAAGTTGAATGGAGACTTGCTTACTGCATGTCCTTCATGGAACACTtcatttcttcaggaaaaatgtCTTATGCAAG gaattcGTTCCTGGAACATTAATACTCTATACTGTGATCTGAATCATCAACTGCGGCTCTTTGTAAATCGACATCTGgctcagttttcttctgaagtcAAAG GCAGCTACAAAGAGGATGGAGGCTTTCCCTTCACAAGGGGCAGTGAGTGCAAGTTGCATTGGAAGACTATTGAAGTCAG GTCAATGTTTTTACTTGTGCAAGTGATTCAATTTCTTCATGGAACTTGGAATGGCTTGGAGTGTCAGCTTGTGCCATATGCTTTTTCCTACTGCACTGCTTAG